The following coding sequences lie in one Thalassoglobus polymorphus genomic window:
- a CDS encoding MarR family winged helix-turn-helix transcriptional regulator, producing MRQWEVLAWLSASGNGCQSTIADQLGIEANTLAGVLTRMEKAGLLTRRNCPDDRRKNTIHPTAKAEKLWKRVASIQYAMREQAVQGLSVEDLALFKSMCERIYNNVTDLNAKNPGFDPCKAADPFGDKILKSGSEDKTVT from the coding sequence ATGCGCCAGTGGGAGGTCCTAGCCTGGCTTTCCGCAAGCGGCAATGGGTGTCAGTCGACAATTGCCGATCAACTTGGAATTGAAGCAAACACTTTGGCTGGCGTACTGACCAGAATGGAAAAAGCTGGGCTTCTCACACGGCGGAACTGCCCTGATGACCGTCGCAAAAACACGATTCACCCCACAGCCAAAGCTGAAAAGCTTTGGAAGCGGGTTGCTTCGATTCAATATGCTATGAGAGAGCAAGCTGTCCAGGGGTTGTCAGTGGAAGATCTCGCACTCTTTAAAAGTATGTGTGAGCGAATCTACAACAACGTCACGGATTTGAATGCGAAAAACCCAGGCTTCGATCCCTGTAAGGCTGCAGATCCATTTGGTGACAAGATTCTGAAGTCCGGTTCAGAAGACAAAACGGTGACTTGA
- a CDS encoding polysaccharide biosynthesis tyrosine autokinase, with product MSSETEQKSDSEAEFDFAPFGFMSGNSASSRASIDIGRFLLSIWKPLILGGCLGGMAGIGMYLFLGPIYSANTQVLVSKKASVPINDGEANRFGDRGDHVELIKSDLIIEPAFKKHGLNSVPALATAYDPYKNIREGMAVSRSAGQENSFDNVFDISFDHPDKEIAKTVVQAIVESYRDYLHETRDENSRQMYDTLLNRQKKLSDEIAKLEKDYREFRVSAPVFLKASPIVGANGVPVPPQSRYEAELSSIEEEQNEGQIKQSGIEAKLSELKRRRERGDSRESLEFWVTYSLSTGTGAGKSASSGGGAGALSGPPEKAALDQQFLTARLLEQGLLHSLGADHTDVRNVRRQIDTILNSYAQQGLTPPAYQRSSNNPADARNHEGMDLISVYEETLKSQLEELKSIAKNLDIMREDAEKKAKDAELYQVEDQRLKDDLSIKKAQLSQVFNQIATYDVSKEQEGYRMKQIAQVRIERSLKRVIKIVGMFGFLGIGLVFILSYFREWMDTRIKNVDELCKLSETTLLGSIPKFATTPDSERLAKETGLTSALVFLHRPGSREAEAFRTIRTTLFHGLRNNEKVLQITSAEPGDGKSTIAVNTALAMAQAGKRVLLIDCDLRRPTLHHLLGLPQEIGFTDVLLNEIQWQNAIRETPSENLSVITAGLCPENPAEILSQVNLPALLNEMRSEYDFIILDSPPVLAVSDPAILSPHVDGISLVARLKKNKRAAIVRAMETLRVHGANVHGLIANGLDMESASESGYGYESYGSYYNEDESPKAPQNPSQRPRPAEPTEIIKT from the coding sequence GTGTCATCCGAGACAGAACAGAAAAGTGATTCCGAGGCAGAATTCGATTTTGCCCCTTTCGGGTTTATGAGCGGAAACTCCGCCAGTTCGCGAGCCAGTATCGATATTGGGCGTTTTCTACTCTCCATCTGGAAGCCGTTGATCCTCGGAGGTTGCCTGGGTGGAATGGCGGGCATCGGAATGTACCTGTTCTTAGGGCCGATCTATTCAGCCAATACGCAAGTGCTCGTCTCAAAGAAAGCCTCAGTTCCGATCAACGATGGTGAAGCCAATCGCTTTGGAGATCGTGGTGATCATGTCGAGCTCATTAAAAGCGACTTGATCATCGAGCCAGCGTTTAAGAAGCACGGCTTGAATAGTGTTCCCGCTTTGGCGACAGCATACGACCCATATAAAAACATCCGCGAAGGGATGGCGGTTTCGCGAAGTGCCGGACAGGAGAACTCTTTCGATAACGTCTTTGACATTTCGTTCGATCACCCGGACAAGGAGATTGCGAAAACGGTTGTTCAGGCGATTGTTGAGTCTTATCGAGATTACCTTCACGAAACACGCGATGAAAACTCGCGACAGATGTACGACACATTACTCAATCGCCAGAAAAAGTTATCTGACGAAATCGCCAAGCTGGAAAAAGATTATCGTGAGTTCCGAGTCTCGGCCCCGGTATTTCTGAAAGCATCGCCCATCGTAGGGGCCAACGGTGTTCCTGTTCCGCCGCAAAGCCGCTACGAAGCAGAGCTGTCCTCGATTGAAGAGGAACAAAACGAAGGGCAGATTAAGCAATCCGGGATTGAAGCGAAACTTTCGGAACTCAAGCGACGCCGGGAACGTGGTGACTCGCGCGAGTCTCTCGAGTTCTGGGTGACCTATTCACTTTCAACCGGCACGGGAGCCGGCAAGAGCGCATCTTCAGGAGGTGGAGCAGGTGCACTCTCGGGGCCACCGGAAAAGGCGGCACTGGATCAACAGTTTTTAACCGCACGCTTGCTTGAACAGGGACTGCTGCACTCTCTCGGTGCGGACCATACCGATGTTCGCAACGTTCGTCGGCAAATCGACACGATTCTGAACTCGTATGCTCAACAGGGACTGACGCCCCCGGCGTATCAACGTTCGAGCAACAATCCTGCCGATGCGAGAAACCACGAAGGCATGGACCTGATTTCAGTCTACGAAGAGACTCTCAAAAGTCAGCTTGAAGAATTGAAAAGCATCGCAAAGAATCTGGATATCATGCGTGAAGACGCAGAAAAGAAAGCGAAAGATGCGGAGCTGTACCAGGTTGAAGACCAGCGTTTGAAAGATGACTTGAGCATCAAGAAAGCTCAACTCTCGCAAGTCTTCAATCAAATCGCCACGTACGACGTTTCCAAAGAACAAGAAGGCTATCGCATGAAACAAATCGCTCAAGTGCGGATTGAGCGGTCGCTGAAACGTGTGATTAAGATTGTGGGGATGTTTGGATTCCTGGGCATTGGTCTCGTCTTTATTCTCTCATATTTCCGAGAGTGGATGGACACGCGGATCAAGAACGTGGACGAGCTCTGTAAACTTTCGGAGACGACATTGCTCGGCTCGATCCCGAAGTTTGCCACCACACCTGATTCTGAACGACTCGCCAAAGAGACCGGACTAACGTCTGCCCTCGTCTTCTTGCATCGTCCGGGATCGCGAGAAGCGGAAGCGTTCCGAACGATTCGCACAACGCTGTTTCATGGTCTCCGAAACAACGAGAAAGTGCTGCAAATTACAAGTGCAGAACCGGGTGATGGAAAGAGTACTATTGCGGTCAACACTGCTCTGGCAATGGCTCAGGCGGGGAAACGTGTCCTGCTGATCGATTGCGATCTGAGGCGCCCCACGCTGCACCACCTGCTCGGACTTCCACAGGAAATCGGCTTCACCGATGTTCTGCTGAATGAAATTCAATGGCAGAATGCCATTCGAGAAACTCCGTCGGAAAACCTCTCTGTCATCACTGCCGGGTTGTGTCCGGAGAATCCAGCAGAGATTCTTTCTCAAGTCAACCTGCCTGCCCTGTTGAATGAGATGCGTAGCGAATATGACTTTATCATCCTTGATTCGCCGCCAGTTCTGGCTGTCAGCGACCCAGCGATTCTCTCCCCTCATGTCGATGGAATTTCATTAGTTGCACGTCTGAAGAAAAACAAACGTGCCGCGATTGTTAGAGCGATGGAGACCTTGCGAGTCCACGGCGCGAATGTCCATGGACTGATTGCTAATGGACTCGACATGGAATCAGCTTCGGAGTCCGGATACGGTTACGAATCGTACGGAAGCTACTACAACGAAGATGAATCCCCAAAAGCACCACAGAATCCATCACAACGGCCTCGACCAGCGGAGCCAACGGAAATCATTAAGACTTAA